The genomic stretch AGAATTCTCTGCTAGCATCGGTTACTTCTGGAAAGCAAGCCACCAACAAGTTTACCGTGAACTAAATAAAATGGCCGAGAAAGAGCTGGTTACTTGCGTACTAGAACCTCAAGAAGGCAAACCAGACCGTAAGGTTTACTCCATCACAGATGCAGGCCGTAGCGCTCTTGGAGAATGGTTTGATCAACCAACTGCACACCCAACCGTTCGTGATGAATTTTCAGCGAAACTTATGGCTTGTGCTGTTCAACCATCAACACCTTTCCGTGATCAACTAGCAGAACTTGTTGAAGAGTCTCGTAAACTGGTTTCTCACTACAAAGAAATTGAAGCTGCTTACTACGCAACGCCTTCAACTTTGGACAAACAAGCTCGTTTAGAGCGCCTAACGCTTCGTCGTAACCTACTGTTACGTGAAACGTGGATCACTTGGGCAGAAGAAGTCCTAACAGAACTTGAAGTGATTGGTTAATTTCCTTTTACTTAGAGACAACGAAAAAGGCTTGCCACTTGGCAAGCCTTTTGTCTTTTTGAAACCGGATTTACGCTTCTACGGCTACACGAGGGCGAACACCCAAAGTATGGCATAGCGCATAAGTCATCTCCGCACGATTCAGCGTATAGAAGTGGAAATCTTTTACACCTTCGCGACTTAGTACACGAACCATATCAATAGCTTGGCTTGCACCTACAAGTTGGCGAGTCACAGGATCATCATCCAAACCTTCAAACTGTTTGCTCATCCATCCTGGCACTTTAACATTGTTCTGCGCTGCAAAGCGTGAGGCTTGCTTAAAGTTCGATACTGGCAAAATACCCGGAACGATTTCTACATCGATTCCCGCCGCAACACAGCGGTCACGAAAACGCAGATAAGATTCCACATCAAAGAAGAACTGAGTAATGGCACGGTTCGCACCAGCGTCCACTTTACGCTTTAGGTTTAGCAGATCCGATTGAGCACTTTTTGCCTCTGGATGCACTTCTGGAAAAGCCGCCACAGAAATATCAAAATCGTGACGAGATTTTAGTAGCTCAACCAAGTCCGAAGCATACATATCTGGAGCACCGCCACCAGGTGGGATGTCACCACGCAGCGCAACGATATTTTCGATGCCGTTATTCCAGTAATCATCAGCAATCTCAATCAACTCTGAACGTGTTGCATCGATACAAGTGAGGTGAGGCGCAGCAACTAAGCCGGTCTCTGCTTTGATTTCCTTGATAATGGAGTGAGTTCTATCACGTTCACCAGAGTTTGCTCCGTATGTTACCGAAACAAATTTAGGCTTGAGCGTTTTTAGACGATGCACAGAGTTCCACAGCGTTTCTTCCATCTTTTCGCTGCTTGGCGGAAAAAACTCAAACGAGACATTAATGTTATCTGACAACTCAGCAATATTCTGGTTTAAGGCGTCGATATGGCCTGCGTGCGTGTATCCCATCTTACTCTCCCTGTGGCACTCCGCCACGAAATCAAAATCCTTGAATCGACGTTTAGACGTCTATATGTCTACAGAATGTATTGAATGTGATTTAATGTCAACCTTGTGATTATGAATTTTTCTCACGTTAATAATGAGGACAGTTCAAGTTAATTCGCATCTGCTATTTACTCATAACAACGTTTAAAAATGGCGAATCTTATTTTAAGTATGGCACTGAGGAAGGAATAAAAAACCCCGGATGAATTCCAGGGTTTTTAGGTATCTCGCAAAGTTTAGAATAATCCAGCTAAGCGGTTGAGATCCGATTGGATTGCACCAGCGGTCACCTCGCGTCCTGCACCTGGGCCACGAATCACCAAAGGGTTGTCCTTGTACCATTTACTTTCAATCGCAAAAATGTTGTCGCATGGCAGCAAGTTAGCTAGCGCATGTTCGCGCGGTAATGCTTCTACGCCCACCGTCGCTTTGCCATTTTTCTCTAAGCGCGCCACATACCGAAGCACCTGCTCATCTCTTTGTGCTTTGGTTAGACGCTCTTGAAGAATCTCACTGAGCAGTGCGCCATTATCAAAGAACTCATCCAAACTCAGAGAGCGCAGCTCTTCAGGCACCAGTGATTCCACTTTTACGCTGTCCGGTTCAATATCCAGACCAGACTCACGCGCTAAGATAACCAGTTTACGCATGACATCCGAGCCATCTA from Vibrio parahaemolyticus encodes the following:
- a CDS encoding PadR family transcriptional regulator encodes the protein MSLPHVILTVLSTRDATGYDITKEFSASIGYFWKASHQQVYRELNKMAEKELVTCVLEPQEGKPDRKVYSITDAGRSALGEWFDQPTAHPTVRDEFSAKLMACAVQPSTPFRDQLAELVEESRKLVSHYKEIEAAYYATPSTLDKQARLERLTLRRNLLLRETWITWAEEVLTELEVIG
- the metF gene encoding methylenetetrahydrofolate reductase; translated protein: MGYTHAGHIDALNQNIAELSDNINVSFEFFPPSSEKMEETLWNSVHRLKTLKPKFVSVTYGANSGERDRTHSIIKEIKAETGLVAAPHLTCIDATRSELIEIADDYWNNGIENIVALRGDIPPGGGAPDMYASDLVELLKSRHDFDISVAAFPEVHPEAKSAQSDLLNLKRKVDAGANRAITQFFFDVESYLRFRDRCVAAGIDVEIVPGILPVSNFKQASRFAAQNNVKVPGWMSKQFEGLDDDPVTRQLVGASQAIDMVRVLSREGVKDFHFYTLNRAEMTYALCHTLGVRPRVAVEA